The following is a genomic window from Meriones unguiculatus strain TT.TT164.6M chromosome 7, Bangor_MerUng_6.1, whole genome shotgun sequence.
GCCCTGGGCCACGGCCAGGCCAGGGGTCACCAATCCCACAAAGTGCGGCCACAGAAACCGTTTAGGATGCCCGGCTTAAGGGGGTAGGTGCTTCTGGAAAGCCCGCGGCTGCGGAAGTTCTCTGGTGGACCCGTCACACCCCTCACGTGGCATTGGTCCACGGCCGGCCACCTTGGCCCAACATCGGGGTTCCGAGGGACCGCGGGCCGCCTCCATCTTCCGCCGCAGGACTCCGCGGGCCGCCAGTGGACCTGCCTCCGGAGTCCTACAGTGGGATAGCTCAGGCTACCGGGTCCCCGGCGCGCAAGGAGGGGGCGGAGCTAACGGGCCTTCACAATGGCCAACGGGGAAACCGAGTCAGACCCAGGCCATTTCTGAAGGTCCGAGCCAGGAGCGCCGTGTGTTTGGTGGCCGCAGGCTGGACTCGTCTCCGCCCGAGGTGAGCCGGCCCCACGGTCGTCGCTGCCCCGGGAGCGGCCGGGGAGGTCGGTTCCGggaggcgggcgggcgggcgagcGCGGGCTGCGAAGgcggcgcggggggggggggggcagacaaAGGCGGGGGGACGGCGAGCGAGGGAGAGACAAAGCGCGGAGGGGGGTCGGCGGCGGCTTCTCCCGGAGGCGGCCCCGGGCGCGCGGAGCCAATGGGCGGGCGCGGGGCGGGGGCCGGCGGGGGCGGCGCCGCGGCGAGGCGAGGCGGCGGCTGCCGCTCGGGGACCACTGGCAGCGGCGGCAGCTCGCGCCCGCGCCTCCCGCACCCGAGGCGGTCCCCCGGCGACCGACCCCCGCCCCGCGGCGCAGGCCGGGCCCGGTGAGACCCACGGCGGCCGGGGGGAGGGGCGCGGAGCGTTGCGGGGCGGGTGTCGGCCCGCCGGGACCCGGGGGCTCGCGTGGGTCCCTCCGGGCCGGCCCGTGGTGGGGCTGGGGGGTCCGGGGTCTGGGGTCCCGAGGAGCGGGCGCGGGAGGCGGCGCAGCCTGGCCGGGCGGGAGGCCGGGCGGGAGGCCGGGCGGAGCGCTGTCCAGGGGCTGGACGTCCGAGCCTGGGGGCCCGTGCGCGGGTCAGGCGGCGCCCGGCCCGCACCTTTGCTGACCTCCCCTCACCCGAGGCGGGGTCCCCGCCCGTGGGAAGCACACGCAGACACCGCGGAGCGCCCCCTCAACCCCCATCTCCAGCCGCTCCCGCTAACTTTGTTCCATCCCCACATATGTTTTCACTCAGGGACACCCCTAACCCTTGGGGAGTTGGATGAGGGGCGGGCAGGCTGGGAGGGGGGTTAGGGGCGGAAGTGGCAAGACCCAGAGCAACAGGAAATGACTTAGGGAAAGTCCCAACCGCAGCCCCCCAACCCCCTGCCTAAAAACACCCCAGCTTgcagggtgggggagggctcATGGGGCCCCACTGACTGACTTCCCCTTGCAGAACCCTCCTGGCGCTGCGTCTCCTCCCGGGCCGCCAAAGCACCTCGGAAGAGCCATGTTCCAGGCTGCCGGAGCCGCCCAGACCACCCCCTCTCATGTAGGTGACCAGGCGGGTGGGAGGGATGAAGGGGACGGCAGCAGCTTCTTTGCTTGGCATCCTCTGCCACCTCTCGAGTGGCCCTGGGATCTGGGCTACCTGAGAGCTGACCCCCGCTCTGACTGCTCCTCTTCCCCAGGAAGCCAAaggcagcagtagcagcagcactGTGCAGCGCTCCAAGGTAGGGCCCCAAGGGTGGGTGTGGGTGAAGGGAAAGGGTCCGTGCCGAGCCGGCCTCTTGCTCAGTGTACTCTGCTCCCACCCCAGTCCTTCAGCTTGCGGGCTCAGGTGAAGGAGATCTGTGCAGCCTGCCAGAAGACTGTGTACCCTATGGAGCGGCTGGTGGCAGACAAGCTCATTTTCCACAACTCTTGCTTCTGTTGCAAACACTGCCACACCAAACTCAGGTGCGCCCCTGCCCTGCCCTTGCAATGCCCACTTACTTGCCCACCCTACTCTGCCTTCTTGCCCTGACCCATTTGCTCTCTGCTCCCACAGCCTGGGCAGTTATGCCGCACTGCACGGGGAATTTTACTGCAAACCTCACTTTCAGCAGCTGTTTAAGAGCAAAGGCAACTACGATGAGGGATTTGGTCGTAAGCAGCACAAGGAGCTCTGGACCCACAAGGAGGTGGACTCGGGCACCAAGACAGCCTGAGACCCCTGTAATGTTCATTCCCTCCCAGCGCATGGCCTGCAGCTGGCCAGTGGGAAGGCAGCTCATCTGGGCTTGGGCGAGTAGAGTGGGAAGGGATGAGGCTTCCTCAGACAGGTTTCAGGCATAGGGCTCTGCTCCCGGATTCCTTACTTTTCCCATAGGAGGTTGGGGTTGGGAACCAGAATTGGAATTTTTCACCATACTGCTTCCTTCAGCCCATCTCCCCTCACCCCACGGCTCCCAGGGAGGCCCACAAGCCCAGCTTCCCTCTTTAGGTGCCTTTTCTCCAGCAAGGAGTCAGCATGCCCTCCTCAGGGTCCCAAGCTCCCTCACTGCCACCTGGGCCTTGTGCACACCCTTGTCTCCCCATCTACCTCTGCCCGTAGCCTGGTCCTGAGCCACAGAGATTGGAAGAAGAGACAGAGTGCCATCTGCTGGGCCTCATAGATGCCACCTTGCTGGTTGGGGAGGAGGGCTGGAGAAGAGGCAAGACAGCCCGCACACAGCCTTGGGGTCTGGAGGCCCCTGCTGCAACAAAGCTAAAGCTCCTGCTAGGGCCTCAGCTGACAGGCTTGGCGATAGCTAGGCTCCCCTCCTCTCCACTGTGCTGTTCTGACTGTTGTGATCAACCCCGTTTTAAACTTGTTTAAACAGATCTTGACTCATATTATGTGGCCTGATGGGGGGTTTTGTGGCATGCAGGCTGCAGACTCATCAGAGGGGTGGAAAAGGGATGGCCCCTAATACTCCTGGCCTTGGAGAAACTAGTGCCGGTTGTCAGGGAAGTATTGGCTTGAGAAGCTAGTCTCTGCTGACTTGTTAAACTGTCAAATCCGGAATCCCACTGTACCTTGTCACAGATAAGCCAGGCCCACTGACTCACAGGACATAATGGttattgttttttgaggcagagtctcattgAGTACGTAACCCTGACTGGtctagaactcaagagatctgcctgcttctgcttccaaaggctgggattaaaggcgtgtgccacccatGCCCGGCCTCACTGCAGTTCAGGGGTTTAATTTACTACATTTGAGAAGAGTAGGGTGTAAAACAGAACCGTTCTGATTTGTCCAAGACCTTGTTTGACTGCCTTTCTGCTAGCTGGTCCCAGCTGTTTGGTTTCCTCCTAGCCCTCTGCCCTAGAAATTTGCAAGGAACGGTGGGAATCCGCCAAGTTCAGTGGCTTCCACCTTTCCCCTCTCATTACTGTCATCTCCTGGAGCCTCTtctttgaagtaggaggtcagaGCTACTGTGCCAGGTCATCCAGGAACAAACGTTGCTCCTCTGAAAGGCCATGCACAGAGGGATGACAGCTCGCAGCAGAGAAACATGGCAAGTGTGAAGATACTCCCTCAGCAGAAGTCTCGGTTGTCCTGCCCCAGGCCCCACTGTCCTGActtctgaaaactgccttatgtTTGGATAAATGAACTGGTAAGCCAGAGGGCAAAGACCACTAAGAAATCCAACCTCTGGTCCTGCTGGCGGGTGAACCACTGTAGACTTTTCCTTTAGGTGGGCATTTGGTAAGCAGGGGT
Proteins encoded in this region:
- the Limd2 gene encoding LIM domain-containing protein 2 — protein: MFQAAGAAQTTPSHEAKGSSSSSTVQRSKSFSLRAQVKEICAACQKTVYPMERLVADKLIFHNSCFCCKHCHTKLSLGSYAALHGEFYCKPHFQQLFKSKGNYDEGFGRKQHKELWTHKEVDSGTKTA